The Hymenobacter baengnokdamensis genome includes a region encoding these proteins:
- a CDS encoding class I SAM-dependent methyltransferase: MPLESLNTSELLGKCPVCSSPDLQARLQVQDKSVSQETFTIQQCGGCGLQFTNPRPTAAHIGRYYESDAYVSHNSKAQGIVNRVYKAARFFTVRRKVALITKLNGGQVGRLLDYGCGTGHFLARAKSAGWQVTGIEPNPRARLDAASRVGQPILDASALATLPAASFEVITLWHVLEHVHLLNETLRQLLAALKPGGRLLVAVPNPESLDAQHYRQDWAAYDVPRHLYHFVPATMQALLSRHGLRISQTVPLSLDAYYVSMLSERNLPAERGGGPLAVLKAGYRSNQYAAQHGGQYSSLLYVAERTLPAAS; the protein is encoded by the coding sequence GTGCCGTTAGAATCTCTCAATACCAGCGAGTTATTAGGTAAATGCCCGGTATGCTCCAGCCCCGATTTGCAGGCCCGGCTTCAGGTCCAGGACAAATCGGTGAGCCAGGAAACGTTTACCATTCAGCAATGCGGTGGCTGCGGCCTGCAGTTTACCAACCCCCGCCCCACGGCCGCGCACATTGGGCGCTACTATGAGTCAGATGCGTACGTTTCGCACAACAGCAAAGCGCAGGGTATAGTAAACCGGGTATATAAGGCGGCTCGCTTTTTCACGGTTCGCCGCAAGGTGGCGCTTATCACGAAGCTCAATGGCGGGCAGGTGGGCCGGCTGCTCGACTACGGCTGCGGTACGGGGCATTTTCTGGCCCGGGCCAAAAGCGCCGGCTGGCAGGTAACGGGTATCGAACCCAACCCGCGGGCGCGGCTGGATGCCGCTTCCCGCGTGGGCCAGCCTATTCTGGATGCTTCGGCGCTCGCCACCTTACCCGCCGCCAGTTTCGAGGTGATAACGCTGTGGCACGTGCTGGAGCACGTGCATCTGCTCAACGAAACCCTTCGCCAGCTATTGGCGGCCCTGAAGCCGGGGGGCCGGCTGCTGGTGGCCGTGCCCAATCCCGAAAGCCTGGATGCGCAGCACTATCGCCAGGACTGGGCTGCGTACGATGTGCCGCGCCACCTCTACCATTTTGTGCCGGCTACTATGCAGGCGCTGCTGAGCCGGCACGGGCTGCGCATCAGCCAGACCGTGCCGCTTTCCCTGGATGCGTATTATGTAAGTATGCTAAGCGAGCGCAACCTGCCGGCCGAGCGGGGCGGGGGGCCGCTGGCCGTGCTCAAAGCGGGGTATCGGTCTAACCAGTACGCGGCCCAGCACGGCGGGCAATATTCGAGCTTGCTCTACGTAGCCGAGCGGACTCTGCCCGCCGCCAGCTAG
- the mnmG gene encoding tRNA uridine-5-carboxymethylaminomethyl(34) synthesis enzyme MnmG, translated as MFSDTEYDLIVVGAGHAGCEAAAAAANLGSQVLLVTMNLNTIAQMSCNPAMGGVAKGQIVREIDALGGQSGIITDRTMIQFRMLNRSKGPAMWSPRAQSDRMRFAEAWRLTLEQIPNVDFWQEAVTGLIVENDVCVGIRTALGIEFRSKTVVLTNGTFLNGLIHIGEKNFGGGRAAEKNSRGITEQLVELGFEAGRMKTGTPPRVDGRSLDYSKMEVQDGDANPSRFSYLDTPPLTGQRPCYITYTNERVHDILREGFEKSPMFQGRIKGLGPRYCPSVEDKINRFADKDRHQIFVEPEGWSTVECYVNGFSSSLPEDVQYRALREIAGFEKAKMFRPGYAIEYDFFPPTQLTSTLETKPVRNLWLAGQINGTTGYEEAACQGLMAGINAHQRAHDKPAFTLRRDEAYIGVLIDDLINKGTDEPYRMFTSRAEHRILLRQDNADLRLTPLGHALGLASDERLARVRQKEADTAAVLDVLQGFGIEPAAINGFLAEHGSAEIHEKTRALNLLRRPTIELPALAAALPALAEKLAAFSVEAQEQAIIQTKYETYLQKEQQQAQRMRELENFVIQGRLNYGAMPALSHEAREKLLKIQPETLGQASRISGVSPADVSVLMVYLGR; from the coding sequence ATGTTCTCCGATACTGAATACGACCTCATTGTGGTGGGCGCGGGCCACGCGGGCTGCGAAGCAGCCGCCGCGGCTGCCAACCTCGGCTCGCAGGTGCTGCTGGTAACGATGAACCTGAACACCATCGCCCAGATGTCGTGCAACCCTGCCATGGGCGGTGTGGCCAAAGGCCAGATAGTGCGCGAGATAGACGCCCTGGGTGGCCAGTCGGGTATCATTACCGACCGCACCATGATTCAGTTTCGGATGCTGAACCGCTCGAAAGGCCCCGCCATGTGGAGCCCGCGCGCCCAAAGCGACCGCATGCGCTTTGCCGAAGCGTGGCGCCTGACGCTGGAGCAGATTCCGAACGTCGATTTCTGGCAGGAAGCCGTGACTGGGCTTATTGTGGAGAACGACGTCTGCGTGGGCATTCGCACCGCACTGGGCATTGAGTTTCGGAGCAAAACGGTGGTGCTTACCAACGGCACCTTTCTTAATGGCCTGATTCACATTGGCGAAAAGAACTTCGGGGGTGGCCGCGCCGCTGAGAAAAACAGCCGGGGCATCACCGAGCAGCTTGTGGAGCTGGGCTTTGAGGCCGGGCGCATGAAAACCGGCACGCCGCCCCGCGTCGATGGCCGCTCGCTCGACTACTCGAAGATGGAAGTGCAGGACGGCGACGCCAACCCCAGTCGCTTTTCGTACCTCGACACGCCGCCGCTCACGGGCCAGCGCCCGTGCTATATCACGTATACTAACGAGCGGGTGCATGACATTCTGCGCGAAGGGTTTGAGAAGTCGCCCATGTTTCAGGGGCGCATCAAGGGCCTGGGGCCGCGCTACTGCCCGAGCGTGGAAGACAAAATCAACCGCTTTGCCGACAAGGACCGGCACCAGATTTTTGTGGAGCCCGAAGGCTGGAGCACCGTCGAATGCTACGTGAACGGCTTCAGCAGCTCGCTGCCCGAAGATGTGCAGTACCGGGCCCTGCGCGAAATTGCGGGCTTCGAGAAGGCCAAGATGTTTCGGCCGGGCTACGCGATTGAGTACGACTTCTTTCCGCCCACGCAGCTCACCAGCACCCTCGAAACCAAGCCCGTGCGCAACCTCTGGCTGGCCGGCCAAATCAATGGCACTACCGGCTACGAGGAAGCGGCCTGCCAGGGCCTGATGGCGGGCATCAACGCCCACCAGCGTGCCCACGACAAGCCGGCCTTTACGCTGCGGCGCGACGAGGCCTACATTGGGGTGCTCATCGACGACCTTATCAACAAAGGCACCGACGAGCCTTACCGCATGTTTACAAGCCGCGCCGAGCACCGCATCCTTTTGCGCCAGGATAATGCCGACCTGCGCCTGACGCCGCTGGGCCACGCCCTGGGCCTGGCCAGCGACGAGCGCCTGGCGCGCGTGCGCCAGAAAGAAGCTGACACGGCCGCCGTGCTGGACGTACTGCAGGGCTTCGGCATTGAGCCGGCCGCCATCAACGGGTTTTTAGCCGAGCACGGCTCGGCCGAGATTCACGAAAAAACCCGGGCTCTCAATTTGTTGCGCCGGCCTACTATTGAGCTTCCGGCTTTGGCAGCCGCTTTGCCCGCGCTGGCCGAAAAGCTGGCGGCCTTCAGCGTCGAAGCGCAGGAGCAGGCTATCATCCAAACCAAGTACGAGACGTATTTGCAGAAGGAGCAGCAGCAGGCCCAGCGTATGCGCGAGCTGGAAAACTTCGTGATTCAGGGCCGGCTCAACTACGGGGCTATGCCCGCGCTCAGCCACGAGGCCCGCGAGAAACTACTTAAGATTCAGCCCGAAACGTTGGGGCAGGCTTCGCGCATCAGCGGCGTGAGCCCGGCCGACGTCTCGGTGTTGATGGTCTATCTGGGCCGGTAG
- a CDS encoding GNAT family N-acetyltransferase has product MSVALSRLPGDFLDYYLGQGYYRMGQNLFTCEFLPLETGLYTTHWLRLVVSRVTYGPKQRRLFRLNERFSVASRPFRLTPEYEALYARYHQSIDFEANPSLADLLLEGGAHNVFDTSIMEVRDGEQLIAAGVFDRGTDSIAGIVNFYDPAYHRHSLGKYLMLLKLEHARRQQLAYYYPGYLVHGYPKFDYKLFACAAATEVFNARTHQWRPFSWEEVNRQAAALLAERQERDQAREYN; this is encoded by the coding sequence ATGAGTGTCGCGCTATCCCGCCTGCCCGGCGATTTCCTGGATTATTACCTGGGGCAGGGCTATTACCGCATGGGGCAAAACCTGTTCACGTGCGAATTTTTACCGCTCGAAACCGGCCTGTATACGACCCATTGGCTGCGCCTGGTAGTGAGCCGCGTAACTTATGGCCCCAAGCAGCGCCGCTTATTTCGGCTCAACGAGCGGTTTAGCGTTGCCAGCCGGCCGTTTCGGCTCACGCCCGAATACGAGGCGCTGTACGCCCGCTATCACCAGTCGATTGACTTTGAAGCCAATCCTTCGCTGGCCGACCTGCTACTCGAGGGTGGCGCGCACAACGTATTCGATACGAGCATTATGGAAGTGCGCGACGGCGAGCAGCTGATTGCCGCCGGCGTTTTTGACCGCGGTACCGACAGCATCGCGGGCATCGTCAATTTTTATGACCCGGCTTACCACCGGCACAGCCTGGGCAAATACCTGATGCTGCTCAAGCTGGAGCACGCCCGCCGGCAGCAGCTGGCCTACTATTATCCGGGCTACCTGGTGCACGGCTACCCCAAGTTCGATTATAAGCTATTTGCCTGCGCGGCCGCTACGGAGGTTTTCAATGCCCGCACGCACCAGTGGCGGCCTTTCAGCTGGGAGGAAGTAAACCGGCAGGCCGCGGCGCTGCTGGCCGAGCGCCAGGAGCGCGACCAGGCCAGGGAATATAATTAA
- the ybeY gene encoding rRNA maturation RNase YbeY yields the protein MSLASVAGVRYFEAPGIEFVVEDVPEFGLRDAEDLVAWIERIAAVHEYRIAQLTFIFCSDEYLHKLNMEYLNHDTLTDIITFDNADDAEVLEGDIFISVERVADNAKDLNLSFRDELHRVMIHGVLHLLGYHDKDLLSQTAMRRKEDYCLSLRTF from the coding sequence ATGAGCCTAGCCTCCGTCGCCGGCGTGCGCTACTTTGAGGCCCCCGGCATTGAGTTTGTCGTCGAAGACGTGCCCGAGTTTGGCCTGCGCGATGCCGAGGACCTCGTGGCCTGGATTGAACGCATCGCGGCGGTGCATGAGTACCGTATTGCCCAGCTCACGTTCATCTTCTGCTCCGATGAGTACCTGCACAAGCTGAACATGGAATACCTTAACCATGACACGCTTACTGACATTATCACCTTTGATAATGCCGACGACGCGGAAGTACTGGAGGGCGATATCTTCATTAGCGTGGAGCGCGTAGCCGACAATGCTAAAGACCTGAACCTCAGCTTTCGTGATGAGCTGCACCGCGTCATGATTCACGGCGTGCTGCACCTGCTGGGCTACCACGACAAAGACCTGCTGAGCCAGACTGCCATGCGCCGCAAGGAGGATTACTGCTTGTCGCTGCGCACATTTTAG
- a CDS encoding ATP-binding protein, which translates to MKQVKIQIPSLVENIRVVESFIDNSKDTFQIEDDIYGNIMVAVTEAVNNAIRHGNKFDKDKNVYLSLYVNPDQLKFEIEDEGTGFDYNNLDDPTAPDNLENPGGRGIFLIRHLADEVEFSKEGRRLELTFALHAGTNGTSEQAAA; encoded by the coding sequence ATGAAGCAGGTTAAAATTCAGATTCCATCGCTCGTGGAAAATATCCGCGTCGTGGAGAGCTTCATTGATAACTCTAAAGACACGTTCCAGATTGAGGACGATATCTATGGCAATATCATGGTGGCCGTTACGGAAGCTGTGAATAACGCTATCCGGCACGGCAATAAGTTTGACAAGGACAAGAACGTGTACCTGTCGCTGTATGTGAACCCCGACCAGCTTAAGTTTGAGATTGAAGACGAAGGCACCGGGTTTGACTACAACAACCTCGACGACCCGACGGCACCCGATAACCTTGAAAACCCGGGCGGCCGCGGCATCTTCCTCATCCGCCACCTGGCCGATGAAGTGGAGTTCAGCAAAGAAGGCCGCCGCCTTGAGCTGACTTTCGCCCTGCACGCTGGCACTAACGGTACTTCTGAGCAAGCCGCGGCATGA